From the Paraflavitalea soli genome, the window CAGCAGCACAGGTGAATAGCAGTTTTCTCATGAGCGATAAATTTATTGGTTGGACGGGAAAACTATGGCTTTCCTGCTATAAAGTGAAGGGGTAACAAGACAATTTGTTCAAATAGAGGATGGGCGGCAAGGGAAGGCAGGCCAGGCTAACTGTCCGGTAAGGCTTTAATCCCGTTCACTACATCAAAGTAAAACCGGAAGAAGAAGCGTTTTTAATATGCACGAAATCTAAACAAATGTGATACACGTTAGTAGGATACAAAGCTGAAGCCATGAACTATGAAAGGTATGAGAATATTATAGCTTCGCCTGATAAATTGGAATTCCAATTTGTTAGCGAAGGGCCGAAAGGAAAAGTCACCAAAATGATCCAATTTACACAAACATTGAACGAAAATATTTATAATCTCGCATTCGGAAATTTAAGGAATGACGGCTCTGTTGATGATGAAACAACCAACGATAATGGAGATCGGAATAAGATATTAGCAACTGTTGCCGGAACTGTTTATGAATTTAGTGCTGGATATCCTGAGAGATTCATCTTCTTTTGTGGAACTACACCACAAAGGACCAGGCTTTATCGAATGGCCCTGACAATCAATATGGAAGCATTAAAGAATGATTTTCATATTTATGGAGTTCTCAGGGGAATGGACACATTTGAAAGAGTAGCTTTTCGTAAAGGTGTAGATTATTTCGGGTTTATGGTTAAAAGAAAAAAGACGTAACTTTGAGCTTATGAAAAAGACCGGAAAAATGAAAGGAGCCGAGGCAATTGGTGTGAAAGTGAAAGTATCCAAATCACTGGAAAAGCTTTCAGGCAAGGTCTTATTCCCCGAAAAACTGGAAAAGGCCAATAAAATAATCGGCAAGCTTAAAATGAATTGATCACTATATGTAAAATAACCATTTGCCACCCTACAGG encodes:
- a CDS encoding DUF6934 family protein, giving the protein MNYERYENIIASPDKLEFQFVSEGPKGKVTKMIQFTQTLNENIYNLAFGNLRNDGSVDDETTNDNGDRNKILATVAGTVYEFSAGYPERFIFFCGTTPQRTRLYRMALTINMEALKNDFHIYGVLRGMDTFERVAFRKGVDYFGFMVKRKKT